Proteins encoded by one window of Primulina huaijiensis isolate GDHJ02 chromosome 1, ASM1229523v2, whole genome shotgun sequence:
- the LOC140985980 gene encoding S-adenosylmethionine synthase 1-like: MDTFLFTSESVNEGHPDKLCDQVSDAILDACLEQDPESKVACETCTKTNMVMVFGEITTKANVNYEKIVRDTCRGIGFTSPDVGLDADHCKVLVNIEQQSPDIAQGVHGHLTKKPEEIGAGDQGHMFGYATDETSELMPLTHVLATKLGAKLTEVRKNKTCPWLRPDGKTQVTVEYRNDGGAMVPLRVHTVLISTQHDETVTNDKIASDLKEHVIKPVVPAQYLDENTIFHLNPSGRFVIGGPHGDAGLTGRKIIIDTYGGWGAHGGGAFSGKDPTKVDRSGAYVVRQAAKSVVASGLARRCIVQVSYAIGVAEPLSVFVDTYKTGKIPDKDILVLIKENFDFRPGMIAINLDLKRGGNFRYQKSAAYGHFGREDPDFTWETVKILKPKA, encoded by the coding sequence ATGGATACCTTCTTGTTCACCTCTGAGTCTGTCAACGAAGGTCACCCTGACAAGCTTTGCGACCAAGTCTCAGATGCGATTCTTGATGCTTGCCTAGAGCAGGATCCAGAAAGCAAAGTTGCATGCGAAACATGCACAAAGACTAATATGGTGATGGTCTTTGGTGAGATCACAACCAAGGCTAATGTGAACTACGAAAAGATAGTTCGGGATACCTGCAGAGGCattgggttcacatctccagaTGTTGGTCTCGATGCTGACCACTGCAAGGTCCTTGTCAATATCGAACAGCAAAGTCCTGACATTGCCCAGGGAGTTCACGGTCATCTCACCAAGAAACCTGAAGAAATAGGAGCTGGTGACCAGGGCCACATGTTTGGCTATGCCACTGACGAAACATCAGAGCTCATGCCACTCACACATGTCCTTGCCACCAAGCTTGGAGCCAAGCTTACCGAAGTGAGAAAGAACAAGACTTGTCCATGGTTGAGACCCGATGGTAAGACACAAGTTACTGTTGAGTACAGGAATGATGGTGGTGCCATGGTTCCCCTCAGAGTCCACACTGTTCTCATCTCAACCCAACATGACGAGACTGTCACGAACGACAAGATTGCAAGCGATTTGAAAGAGCACGTTATCAAGCCTGTGGTTCCTGCCCAGTATCTTGACGAAAACACAATCTTCCACCTCAACCCATCTGGCCGATTTGTTATCGGTGGCCCCCATGGAGATGCAGGACTCACTGGTAGGAAAATCATCATCGACACCTACGGTGGCTGGGGTGCTCATGGTGGTGGTGCTTTCTCCGGAAAGGATCCTACCAAGGTGGACAGGAGTGGTGCCTATGTCGTTAGGCAGGCAGCAAAGAGTGTGGTGGCTTCAGGACTTGCTCGCCGTTGCATTGTGCAAGTTTCCTATGCAATCGGTGTAGCAGAACCACTTTCAGTGTTCGTTGACACCTACAAGACGGGGAAGATTCCAGACAAGGACATACTCGTACTTATTAAGGAGAACTTCGACTTCAGGCCCGGAATGATTGCCATTAACCTTGACTTGAAGAGAGGTGGCAACTTCAGATACCAGAAAAGTGCTGCTTATGGTCACTTTGGTCGTGAGGATCCGGACTTCACCTGGGAAACTGTCAAGATTCTGAAGCCTAAGGCTTGA